The proteins below are encoded in one region of Triticum aestivum cultivar Chinese Spring chromosome 1B, IWGSC CS RefSeq v2.1, whole genome shotgun sequence:
- the LOC123149221 gene encoding proteinase inhibitor PSI-1.2 encodes MATFRLHISCALLLAGVVLLGTNQGGMEAMACPQYCLEVDYITCPSSGSQKLPARCNCCMAPKGCTLHLPDGINQTCS; translated from the exons ATGGCCACCTTCAGACTCCACATCTCCTGCGCTCTCCTCCTCGCTG GTGTTGTGCTTCTGGGGACAAATCAAGGGGGCATGGAAGCCATGGCTTGCCCTCAGTACTGCCTGGAGGTCGACTACATAACCTGCCCGTCCTCCGGCTCACAGAAGCTCCCGGCGAGGTGCAACTGCTGCATGGCTCCCAAAGGCTGCACGCTCCATCTCCCCGATGGGATCAACCAAACTTGCTCTTAA